The Campylobacter sp. RM10537 genome has a segment encoding these proteins:
- the rpsR gene encoding 30S ribosomal protein S18, giving the protein MAEKRKYSRKYCKYTEAKVEFIDYKDTAMLKHALSERFKIMPRRLTGTSKKYQEMVEVAIKRARHVALIPYIVDRKEVISNPFEGL; this is encoded by the coding sequence ATGGCAGAAAAAAGAAAATATTCTCGTAAATATTGCAAATATACTGAAGCAAAAGTTGAATTTATAGATTATAAAGATACAGCTATGTTAAAACATGCTTTATCAGAAAGATTTAAAATTATGCCTCGTCGCTTAACAGGGACAAGCAAAAAATATCAAGAAATGGTTGAAGTAGCAATTAAACGTGCCAGACATGTTGCTCTAATTCCTTATATAGTAGATAGAAAAGAAGTAATCAGCAATCCTTTTGAAGGATTATAA
- a CDS encoding sugar phosphate isomerase/epimerase family protein, with the protein MKIGLETESMHLWFQNGKMDIFSYIDFAKELDCDGVIINIIKDFGLDEEWGCLGSNEEHHLKKIRAKLDEYNMYCEIDAKGFDKNKFEKIAKVAQILNTKIIRSYVPLTDKSKKVKNASDGSFDDSKITALFNKEEFLNSSNEIKALIEILENYDLKLAIENHEYQTSSDLLELLALINHPRVGFLYDFGNSMMAYEDPIKACKDMAKYTFSTHCKDHIIFNEDGVDYVCGVPLGEGNIDIKACIEILKNEGLDRINIEQCYPYCANFKREKGTGGVDKLGEGAFKIEKPLFKGLKAMQYYYPQEVSNEHLEKLLRLQKEGCKKSVKYLKSII; encoded by the coding sequence ATGAAAATTGGTTTAGAGACTGAAAGTATGCATTTATGGTTTCAAAATGGTAAAATGGATATATTTTCTTATATTGATTTTGCAAAAGAATTAGACTGCGATGGAGTGATTATAAATATCATTAAAGATTTTGGTTTAGATGAGGAATGGGGATGTTTAGGAAGTAATGAAGAGCATCACCTTAAAAAGATTAGAGCGAAGCTTGATGAATATAATATGTATTGTGAAATTGATGCTAAAGGTTTTGATAAAAATAAATTTGAAAAAATTGCCAAAGTGGCACAAATTTTAAACACCAAGATTATTAGATCTTATGTGCCATTAACAGATAAAAGTAAAAAAGTTAAAAATGCAAGCGATGGTAGCTTTGATGACTCTAAAATTACAGCACTTTTCAATAAAGAAGAATTTTTAAACTCATCTAATGAAATTAAGGCTTTAATTGAAATTTTAGAAAATTATGATTTAAAACTTGCCATAGAAAATCATGAATATCAAACTTCAAGTGATTTACTTGAATTATTAGCCTTAATCAATCATCCTAGAGTAGGATTTTTATATGATTTTGGAAATTCAATGATGGCTTATGAAGATCCTATTAAAGCTTGTAAGGATATGGCAAAATATACTTTTAGTACTCATTGTAAAGATCATATTATTTTTAATGAAGATGGGGTAGATTATGTTTGTGGGGTACCTTTAGGAGAAGGGAATATTGATATTAAAGCTTGTATAGAAATTTTAAAAAATGAAGGTTTAGATCGTATTAATATAGAACAATGTTATCCATATTGTGCAAATTTTAAAAGAGAAAAAGGAACGGGTGGGGTTGATAAGTTAGGAGAAGGTGCTTTTAAAATTGAAAAACCTTTATTTAAAGGTTTAAAGGCTATGCAATATTATTATCCTCAAGAGGTTTCTAATGAGCACCTAGAAAAGCTTTTAAGGTTGCAAAAAGAAGGTTGCAAGAAGAGTGTGAAATATTTAAAAAGTATTATTTAG
- the rseP gene encoding RIP metalloprotease RseP gives MKSLFFLILILILGFKFYSIEFLATILVISFLIFFHELGHFLAAKSLGVKVEIFSIGFGKSLLEFNFKNTIYRLSTLPLGGYVKLKGQDDMRPGFENLDPDSYSILHPLKKIYILLAGPFFNLFLAFILYIVIGNLGIQKLSAQIGTIAPNSAAQIAGMKPDDIILSINGIKIQSFDEISKHLNLQPLNIVVDRNGEKINFNLTPKIGQGYNDFGQLVSKAQLGVSPKGTDILVFHTGLQSLNYALDESIKASTLIIKGIIKLITGEVEAKNLGGIITMANITSKAAQTSFTILLLITALISINLGILNLLPIPMLDGGHILFNIYEIIFRRKVSQKTFEYLSYGGMAILLSLMLFATFNDILRALQ, from the coding sequence ATGAAATCTTTATTTTTTTTAATTTTAATACTTATACTTGGATTTAAATTTTATTCTATTGAATTTTTAGCAACAATTTTGGTCATTTCTTTTTTAATTTTTTTTCACGAGCTGGGTCATTTTTTAGCGGCAAAATCTTTAGGTGTTAAGGTAGAAATTTTTAGTATTGGTTTTGGAAAAAGTCTTTTAGAATTCAACTTTAAAAATACCATTTATCGCTTAAGCACTCTGCCTTTAGGAGGTTATGTAAAACTTAAAGGACAAGATGATATGCGTCCAGGTTTTGAAAATTTAGATCCTGATAGTTATAGTATTTTACATCCTTTGAAGAAAATTTATATTTTACTTGCTGGACCTTTTTTTAATCTCTTTTTAGCTTTTATACTTTATATTGTTATAGGAAATTTAGGAATACAAAAATTATCAGCACAAATAGGTACTATCGCTCCAAACTCTGCAGCACAAATAGCTGGAATGAAACCTGATGATATAATTTTATCTATCAATGGAATCAAAATTCAAAGCTTTGATGAAATTTCAAAACATCTAAATTTACAACCTCTAAATATTGTAGTTGATAGAAATGGAGAAAAAATAAATTTCAATCTTACCCCAAAAATAGGACAAGGATATAATGATTTTGGTCAATTGGTTTCAAAGGCACAACTTGGAGTAAGTCCAAAAGGCACTGATATATTAGTTTTTCACACAGGATTGCAAAGTCTAAATTATGCTTTAGACGAAAGCATTAAAGCTTCAACGCTCATTATTAAAGGCATAATAAAACTTATTACTGGAGAAGTAGAAGCTAAAAACTTAGGTGGCATTATTACAATGGCTAATATCACTTCAAAAGCAGCACAAACAAGTTTTACAATCCTTTTACTTATAACTGCTTTAATTTCAATCAATCTAGGAATTTTAAATCTTTTACCTATTCCTATGCTTGATGGAGGACATATATTGTTTAATATTTATGAAATTATTTTTAGACGCAAAGTGTCCCAAAAAACCTTTGAATACCTAAGTTATGGAGGAATGGCTATACTTTTAAGCTTGATGCTTTTTGCTACTTTTAATGATATTTTAAGAGCTTTACAATGA
- a CDS encoding single-stranded DNA-binding protein, with amino-acid sequence MFNKVVLVGNLTRNIEMRYGQNGNAIGASAIAVTRRFTANGEKREETCFIDISFYGRTAEIANQYLTKGSKILIEGRLRFEQWSDQNGQNRSKHSIQVENMEMLGANNTPQNSGNFSNGYANYENQSYDPYAGQNNFEKTPQKMQNSNQNQEKIKEIDVDAYDSDDTDLPF; translated from the coding sequence ATGTTTAATAAAGTTGTTTTGGTTGGTAATCTTACACGCAATATAGAAATGCGTTACGGGCAAAATGGTAATGCGATTGGTGCTTCAGCTATTGCTGTAACTAGACGCTTTACTGCAAATGGAGAAAAAAGAGAAGAAACTTGCTTTATTGATATTAGCTTTTACGGCAGAACAGCAGAAATTGCAAATCAATATCTCACAAAAGGATCAAAAATTTTAATTGAAGGACGCTTAAGATTTGAACAATGGAGCGATCAAAATGGTCAAAATCGTTCAAAACATAGCATTCAAGTTGAAAATATGGAAATGCTAGGAGCAAATAATACTCCTCAAAATAGTGGAAATTTTAGCAATGGATATGCAAATTATGAAAATCAAAGCTATGATCCTTATGCAGGTCAAAATAATTTTGAAAAAACTCCACAAAAGATGCAAAATTCCAATCAAAACCAAGAAAAAATCAAAGAGATTGATGTCGATGCTTATGATAGTGACGACACAGATTTACCATTTTAA
- a CDS encoding VirK family antimicrobial peptide resistance protein → MNKNFTYPTPNFSDPKKSIIFWRYSRFWARKILYFSQVNFFIKTLNKEKNNHLKYFFQEKPYACYNVIRRFCDKSFSANDRVKTLLYDVDKGLKTFTFFPERKNIFILKDEENTFEIDLDQNYHVCEEGFWAIKLKFNTQVILQASFCFTLENNILIACIQGYKHENLDSLRINKICTKKFFGLRPTDLIIECIKILTKILNCNVTLGVYEKNQIRSQKKQNKGYYVNYQKIWLENAGELIKINKRNYYKLSHLRKKIEEISSQKRSMYKKRFAILDEIEKKINEIFSK, encoded by the coding sequence ATGAATAAAAATTTTACCTATCCTACACCCAATTTTTCAGATCCAAAAAAAAGTATTATTTTTTGGCGTTATTCGCGCTTTTGGGCTAGAAAAATCTTATATTTTTCTCAAGTGAATTTTTTCATTAAAACACTCAATAAAGAAAAAAATAATCACTTAAAATATTTTTTTCAAGAAAAACCTTATGCTTGCTATAATGTTATTAGAAGATTTTGCGATAAAAGTTTTAGTGCCAATGATAGAGTTAAAACCTTACTTTATGATGTTGATAAAGGGTTAAAAACGTTTACTTTTTTTCCAGAAAGAAAAAATATTTTTATCCTTAAAGACGAAGAAAATACTTTTGAAATCGATCTTGATCAAAATTATCACGTTTGTGAAGAAGGTTTTTGGGCTATTAAACTTAAATTTAATACTCAAGTCATTTTACAAGCAAGTTTTTGTTTTACTCTTGAAAATAATATTTTAATTGCTTGCATACAAGGCTATAAGCATGAAAATTTAGACTCTTTGAGAATCAATAAAATTTGTACTAAAAAATTTTTTGGATTAAGACCAACGGATTTGATAATAGAATGTATTAAAATTTTAACCAAAATTTTAAATTGCAATGTCACACTTGGTGTTTATGAAAAAAATCAAATTCGATCACAAAAAAAACAAAATAAGGGTTACTATGTAAATTATCAAAAAATTTGGCTTGAAAATGCCGGAGAGCTCATAAAAATTAATAAACGTAATTACTATAAACTCTCTCATTTAAGAAAAAAAATTGAAGAAATTTCAAGTCAAAAACGCTCTATGTATAAAAAGCGTTTTGCAATACTTGATGAAATTGAAAAAAAAATCAACGAAATCTTTTCTAAATAA
- the pgsA gene encoding CDP-diacylglycerol--glycerol-3-phosphate 3-phosphatidyltransferase, giving the protein MNLPNILAFLRIMLAPLFFFLLTHSFKEVDQSWINYFAALTFSLAAISDFFDGYIARTWNQTTKLGGILDPLADKMLILAAFLGLLMIGRANEWIIYLILVREFFITGFRVVMVSENLNVNASFAGKLKTTFQMIAIGFLTMQWAGGQILLYIAFVLTLYSGFEYVLSYMKQNKGKLQ; this is encoded by the coding sequence ATGAATTTGCCAAATATTTTAGCATTTTTAAGAATTATGTTAGCTCCTTTATTTTTTTTCTTGCTTACTCATTCTTTTAAAGAAGTTGATCAAAGCTGGATTAATTATTTTGCTGCTTTAACATTTTCTTTAGCAGCAATAAGTGATTTTTTCGATGGTTATATTGCAAGAACTTGGAATCAAACAACAAAACTAGGAGGTATCTTAGATCCTTTGGCTGACAAAATGCTTATTTTAGCAGCTTTTTTAGGTTTATTAATGATAGGAAGAGCAAACGAATGGATTATTTATCTTATACTCGTTCGTGAATTTTTTATCACAGGCTTTCGCGTAGTTATGGTTAGTGAAAATTTAAATGTTAATGCCTCATTTGCTGGAAAGCTAAAAACAACTTTTCAAATGATAGCTATAGGTTTTTTAACAATGCAGTGGGCAGGAGGACAAATTTTGCTTTATATTGCCTTTGTTTTAACACTTTACTCTGGTTTTGAATATGTTTTAAGCTATATGAAACAAAACAAAGGAAAATTACAATGA
- the rpsF gene encoding 30S ribosomal protein S6 → MKHYEVLFILKPTLTEEEVNTKLEFVKEVLTKNGAEIETVVPMGTRKLAYKIKKYERGTYFVIYFKAPPKLIAELERVLRITEEIIRFLIVKYENKKEIAAWEKLSHGIKQSKKEIKPLDTPEIQ, encoded by the coding sequence ATGAAACATTATGAGGTTTTATTCATTTTAAAACCAACTCTTACAGAAGAAGAAGTTAATACCAAGTTGGAATTCGTAAAAGAAGTCCTTACAAAAAACGGTGCAGAAATTGAAACTGTTGTTCCAATGGGCACTAGAAAACTCGCTTATAAAATTAAAAAATATGAACGTGGAACATATTTTGTAATTTATTTTAAAGCTCCTCCTAAATTAATTGCTGAATTAGAAAGAGTTTTAAGAATCACAGAAGAAATAATTAGATTTTTAATCGTAAAATATGAGAACAAAAAAGAGATTGCGGCTTGGGAAAAACTAAGTCATGGTATCAAGCAATCTAAAAAAGAGATTAAACCTTTAGATACCCCTGAAATTCAATAA